In Promicromonospora sp. Populi, one genomic interval encodes:
- the atzF gene encoding allophanate hydrolase, which produces MTGLDGGGLDWSALRERVEVAYARVAEVDRPEVWIDLRPRADVLADAVAVARRIEAGEDLPLAGLLAAVKGNIDVAGLPTTAGCPAFAYSPDRDATAVARLRAAGALVLGTTNLDQFATGLVGTRSPYGAVRHATAPERISGGSSSGSAVAVALGIVDIALGTDTAGSGRVPAALHGLVGIKATRGVVPATGVVPACRSLDCVTVLARDLAAARRTLLSLAGPDGVDPLARDLPPGWDSVQTSGSDGGPPVVAVPEPEALGPLAPGWAEAFEAAVDRLARAGARVRRVDVGPLLAAARLLYEGAFVAERYAAVGEFVASHPDDVDPVVGAIISHAAQPRAHELFADLERLDELSLAARTALAGTDALLLPTTTQHPTIAEVEADPVGVNSDLGRFTNFANLLDMAAVAVPGGVAGAAGPAGGLPFGVQLVGPAFSDGLLAGVAAMLAGDVSVPSVEVDVSIPPAGGDVSIPLAGREPSIPLAVVGAHLSGQPLNHQILDRGGRLVATTTTAPVYRLFALDTDPAKPGLVRVPADGASIEAEVWELTLAAFGEFVASVPAPMTIGKVLLDDGSEIPGFLCEPVALDGARDITASGGWLAHLAAEARVP; this is translated from the coding sequence ATGACTGGGCTGGATGGGGGCGGGCTGGACTGGTCCGCGCTCCGCGAGCGCGTCGAGGTTGCGTATGCCCGGGTCGCCGAGGTGGACCGCCCGGAGGTGTGGATCGACCTGCGCCCGCGCGCCGACGTCCTGGCCGACGCCGTCGCCGTCGCCCGACGGATCGAGGCAGGGGAGGACCTGCCGCTGGCCGGCCTGCTCGCCGCGGTCAAGGGCAACATCGACGTCGCCGGGCTGCCGACGACGGCGGGATGCCCGGCGTTCGCCTACTCGCCCGACCGCGACGCGACGGCGGTGGCCCGCCTGCGCGCGGCGGGGGCGCTGGTGCTCGGCACCACGAACCTCGACCAGTTCGCGACCGGCCTCGTGGGTACACGCAGTCCGTACGGCGCGGTGCGGCACGCGACGGCGCCGGAGCGGATCTCGGGCGGGTCCTCCAGCGGCTCCGCCGTCGCGGTGGCACTGGGCATCGTCGACATCGCGCTCGGCACCGACACCGCCGGGTCGGGCCGGGTGCCCGCCGCGCTGCACGGGCTCGTCGGGATCAAGGCGACGCGTGGTGTGGTGCCTGCGACCGGCGTCGTGCCCGCGTGCCGCTCGCTGGACTGTGTGACCGTGCTTGCCCGCGACCTCGCCGCGGCGCGCCGGACCCTGCTGAGCCTGGCCGGCCCGGACGGCGTCGACCCGCTGGCGCGCGACCTGCCCCCGGGCTGGGACTCGGTCCAGACCTCCGGGTCCGACGGCGGCCCGCCCGTCGTGGCCGTCCCGGAACCCGAGGCGCTGGGTCCGCTCGCGCCCGGCTGGGCAGAAGCCTTCGAGGCAGCGGTCGACCGGTTGGCCCGGGCGGGTGCCCGGGTGCGCCGGGTCGACGTCGGGCCCCTGCTGGCGGCCGCACGGTTGTTGTACGAGGGGGCGTTTGTCGCCGAGCGGTATGCCGCCGTCGGCGAGTTCGTCGCGAGCCACCCGGACGACGTCGACCCGGTGGTCGGGGCGATCATCAGCCATGCGGCTCAACCCCGGGCGCACGAGCTCTTCGCGGACCTGGAGCGGCTCGACGAGCTGAGCCTGGCCGCGCGCACTGCGCTCGCGGGCACGGACGCGCTGCTGCTTCCTACGACGACACAGCACCCCACGATCGCTGAGGTCGAGGCGGACCCGGTGGGCGTGAACTCCGACCTGGGCCGGTTCACCAACTTTGCCAACCTCCTGGACATGGCCGCAGTGGCGGTGCCTGGGGGAGTGGCCGGGGCGGCCGGGCCAGCCGGCGGTCTGCCGTTCGGGGTGCAGCTGGTGGGCCCCGCGTTCAGCGATGGTCTGCTTGCTGGGGTCGCGGCCATGCTCGCGGGCGACGTGTCCGTCCCGTCTGTCGAGGTTGATGTGTCGATCCCGCCCGCCGGGGGCGACGTATCGATCCCGCTCGCCGGGCGCGAGCCCTCGATCCCGCTAGCCGTGGTCGGGGCGCACCTCAGCGGCCAGCCCCTCAACCATCAGATCCTCGACCGCGGCGGCCGCCTGGTCGCGACGACCACCACCGCGCCCGTCTACCGGCTCTTCGCTCTCGACACCGACCCGGCCAAGCCGGGCCTGGTCCGCGTGCCCGCCGACGGCGCGTCGATCGAGGCCGAGGTGTGGGAGCTGACGCTCGCCGCGTTCGGCGAATTCGTCGCGTCGGTCCCGGCACCCATGACTATCGGCAAGGTGCTGCTCGACGACGGCTCCGAGATCCCCGGCTTCCTGTGCGAGCCCGTGGCGCTCGACGGCGCCCGCGACATCACGGCGTCGGGCGGCTGGCTGGCGCACCTCGCGGCCGAGGCCCGGGTTCCCTAA
- a CDS encoding NAD(P)/FAD-dependent oxidoreductase: MNPFVLVGGGLTTARAAEALRTEGYDGDLVVVTSEPHHPYERPPLSKDYLRGEAERDAVFPLDEAWYREHSVTVRTNETVVGLDPAAHTLTLSDGARLPFAKLLLAPGSTPRPLDVPGTDLAGVHYLRTIDDSDRIAGTLLDASMEGTGRVVVIGDGWIGLEVAASARSLGLDVTVVGRASHPLGRVLGPEMGDFYAGIHAEHGVRLLSRTSVTRLLGAEGRVTGVDLSDGTHLGADVVVVGVGATPNVGLAEAAGLDLRPASLGGGVAVDGTLATSHSDVFAAGDVASIPSPHYQRPLRVEHWATAQESGKHAGRALLGATDPYDKLPYFYSDQFDVGMEYTGWVDVPAGYDEVVVSGDPGKRELVAFWRVDGQVVAGMAVNVWQQMGRVEELIRSGRKVPTAELEGFVG, translated from the coding sequence ATGAACCCGTTCGTTCTGGTCGGTGGTGGCCTGACGACCGCACGCGCCGCAGAAGCACTGCGGACAGAGGGGTACGACGGCGACCTAGTGGTGGTCACCAGCGAGCCGCACCATCCGTACGAACGGCCGCCCCTGAGCAAGGACTACCTGCGCGGTGAGGCGGAACGCGACGCCGTCTTTCCGCTCGACGAGGCCTGGTATCGCGAGCACTCGGTCACCGTCCGCACCAACGAGACAGTGGTCGGGCTGGACCCGGCGGCACACACCCTGACGCTGTCCGACGGCGCCAGGCTGCCCTTCGCGAAGCTCCTCCTCGCGCCCGGCTCCACCCCGCGCCCGCTCGACGTCCCCGGCACCGACCTGGCCGGCGTGCACTACCTGCGCACCATCGACGACTCTGACCGCATCGCCGGCACGCTGCTCGATGCGTCCATGGAAGGTACCGGGCGGGTCGTGGTCATCGGTGACGGCTGGATCGGGCTCGAGGTGGCGGCGTCGGCCAGATCCCTGGGGCTGGACGTCACTGTGGTGGGCCGCGCGTCGCACCCACTGGGTCGGGTGCTGGGCCCGGAGATGGGCGATTTCTACGCGGGCATCCACGCCGAGCACGGCGTGCGGCTGCTCAGCCGCACCTCCGTCACACGGCTGCTGGGCGCAGAGGGCCGGGTCACCGGCGTCGACCTGTCCGACGGCACCCACCTGGGAGCCGACGTCGTGGTGGTCGGCGTGGGCGCGACGCCGAACGTCGGCCTGGCGGAGGCCGCCGGGCTAGACCTACGCCCCGCGTCGCTGGGCGGCGGCGTCGCGGTGGACGGGACGCTCGCGACGTCGCACTCGGACGTGTTCGCCGCGGGCGACGTAGCCAGCATCCCCTCGCCGCACTACCAGCGGCCGCTCCGGGTGGAGCACTGGGCGACCGCGCAGGAGAGCGGCAAGCACGCCGGTCGGGCGCTGCTCGGCGCCACCGACCCCTACGACAAGCTGCCCTATTTTTACAGCGACCAGTTCGACGTCGGCATGGAGTACACCGGCTGGGTGGACGTCCCAGCCGGGTACGACGAGGTGGTGGTCTCCGGCGACCCGGGCAAGCGGGAGCTCGTGGCGTTCTGGCGCGTCGACGGCCAGGTGGTGGCCGGTATGGCCGTGAACGTGTGGCAACAGATGGGGCGGGTGGAGGAACTGATCAGGTCTGGGCGCAAAGTGCCGACGGCGGAGCTGGAAGGCTTCGTAGGCTGA
- a CDS encoding transglycosylase domain-containing protein translates to MAMANPREPRRITRTIPAAQLIGLLLAFVLTAGAGGLITAGLVIPLASGLDTAVDTGVEVFEEVPAELVPGPLSEQSQIYASDGETRLATFYAQNRIVVPLDRVSENMQNAVVAIEDERFYTHGGVDPEGISRAALQNFGGGATQGASTLTQQYVKNVLIEEADREGDTFGVLEAREDSLTRKLREAKLAIAIEKEMSKDDILQGYLNIAQFGVSVYGVETASQHYFNKSASDLSIVEAATIAGITKAPSQFDPVQNPEDALIRRNLVIGKMWQLGYISTPERDEAMATTLESTLDVQPIEVGCDAAGGAAFFCDYVIKDIMANPEFGETRDDRYNLLYRGGLRIVTTLDVGMQAAAQETVTSAVPADDPSGLEAAITSVEPGTGEILAMAQNVPYDASSEPEPRHTSVNYSADYLHGNSRGFQVGSNYKPFVLAEWLRSGHQLNDVLSSGSVVLPQSSFSAGCEGSSLAGEPWSVRNAEAVASTRMTVLQATFQSVNTVYARMSQQLNLCDVRQSAYDVGYRPTQHASIDGGGPIEGEATARDIEVLPSMVLGTQSSSPLGMASAYATFASGGTYCKPIAILTVEDGDGAEIRVPEADCQQTVEPNVANTVAYAMTQVFNTGPVWGTAWGLGGGLDDGRPVAGKTGTTNGAYQSWFTGYTPNLSTSVWVGESEGNVEHFDITVNGTFYETLYGGDVAAPTWKTYMDQAVVGLPVVNFPAADPALVGRVPASPRPDPSDDEEETEEGGDTGDTDTGDTGATDPGSEGGDTGNGGGNGGGNGGNN, encoded by the coding sequence ATGGCCATGGCGAACCCTCGCGAGCCGCGCCGGATCACCCGAACCATTCCCGCGGCTCAGCTCATCGGACTCCTCCTTGCATTCGTGCTGACCGCAGGTGCCGGTGGCCTGATAACTGCCGGACTCGTGATCCCGCTGGCCTCGGGCCTGGACACCGCGGTCGACACCGGGGTCGAGGTCTTCGAGGAGGTGCCGGCGGAGCTGGTTCCCGGGCCGTTGTCGGAGCAGTCGCAGATCTACGCGAGCGACGGCGAGACGAGGCTGGCCACGTTCTACGCGCAGAACCGCATCGTCGTGCCGCTCGACAGGGTGTCCGAGAACATGCAGAACGCCGTCGTCGCCATCGAGGACGAGCGGTTCTACACGCACGGCGGCGTGGATCCGGAGGGCATCTCGCGCGCCGCGCTGCAGAACTTCGGCGGGGGTGCCACGCAGGGTGCCTCGACGCTCACCCAGCAGTACGTGAAAAACGTCCTCATCGAGGAGGCTGATCGCGAGGGCGACACCTTCGGTGTGCTGGAGGCCCGCGAGGACTCGCTCACCCGAAAGCTCCGCGAGGCGAAGCTCGCCATCGCGATCGAGAAGGAGATGTCGAAGGACGACATCCTGCAGGGCTACCTCAACATCGCGCAGTTCGGTGTGAGCGTGTACGGCGTCGAGACGGCTTCGCAGCACTATTTCAACAAGTCCGCCAGCGACCTGTCGATCGTCGAGGCCGCGACGATCGCGGGTATCACCAAGGCCCCGAGCCAGTTCGACCCGGTCCAGAACCCCGAGGACGCCCTGATCCGCCGCAACCTCGTGATCGGCAAGATGTGGCAGCTCGGCTACATCTCGACCCCGGAGCGGGACGAGGCGATGGCGACGACGCTGGAGAGCACCCTCGACGTCCAGCCGATCGAGGTCGGCTGCGACGCCGCCGGCGGTGCGGCCTTCTTCTGCGACTACGTGATCAAGGACATCATGGCCAACCCCGAGTTCGGGGAGACCAGGGATGACCGCTACAACCTCCTGTACCGCGGCGGTCTGCGGATCGTCACGACGCTGGATGTGGGTATGCAGGCGGCCGCACAGGAGACGGTCACCTCAGCTGTGCCCGCCGACGACCCCAGCGGGCTCGAGGCGGCGATCACCTCGGTGGAGCCGGGCACGGGAGAGATCCTCGCCATGGCGCAGAACGTTCCGTACGACGCCAGCAGCGAGCCCGAGCCGCGGCATACCTCAGTGAACTACTCGGCCGACTACCTGCACGGCAACTCCCGTGGCTTCCAAGTCGGCTCGAACTACAAGCCCTTCGTGCTGGCCGAATGGTTGCGCAGCGGGCACCAGCTGAACGATGTCCTGAGCTCGGGCTCGGTCGTGCTTCCGCAGAGCTCTTTCAGCGCGGGATGCGAGGGATCGTCACTTGCCGGCGAGCCTTGGAGCGTGAGGAACGCGGAAGCCGTCGCGAGCACCCGGATGACCGTGCTCCAGGCCACGTTCCAGTCGGTGAACACGGTATATGCGCGCATGTCGCAGCAGCTCAACCTGTGCGACGTCAGGCAGTCCGCCTACGACGTCGGGTATCGCCCCACCCAGCACGCCAGTATCGACGGTGGTGGACCGATCGAGGGCGAGGCCACCGCACGGGACATCGAGGTTCTTCCCTCGATGGTGCTCGGCACGCAGTCGAGCTCTCCCCTGGGCATGGCGTCGGCCTACGCGACGTTCGCTTCCGGCGGGACCTACTGCAAGCCGATCGCCATCCTGACGGTAGAGGACGGTGACGGTGCGGAGATAAGGGTTCCGGAAGCGGATTGCCAGCAGACCGTCGAACCCAATGTCGCCAACACCGTGGCCTACGCGATGACGCAGGTGTTCAACACCGGGCCCGTCTGGGGAACCGCCTGGGGCCTCGGAGGCGGTCTGGACGATGGTCGGCCGGTGGCCGGCAAGACCGGCACGACGAACGGTGCGTACCAGAGCTGGTTCACCGGCTACACCCCGAACCTGTCCACGTCGGTGTGGGTCGGCGAGTCTGAAGGGAACGTCGAACACTTCGACATCACCGTGAACGGTACGTTCTACGAGACCCTGTACGGCGGTGACGTTGCTGCACCGACGTGGAAGACGTACATGGACCAGGCGGTGGTCGGGCTGCCGGTCGTGAACTTCCCCGCAGCCGACCCCGCCCTCGTCGGCAGGGTTCCTGCCTCGCCCAGGCCGGACCCCAGCGACGACGAGGAAGAGACGGAAGAGGGCGGCGACACCGGCGACACCGACACCGGCGACACTGGCGCGACCGACCCGGGCAGCGAGGGCGGCGACACCGGTAACGGTGGCGGCAATGGTGGCGGCAACGGCGGGAACAACTGA
- a CDS encoding RidA family protein, which produces MSHEQRLAELGIKLPEVAAPVAAYVPAVQTGNYVYTSGQLPFIEGALPATGKVGAGEGFVSPDDAAGYARTCALNALAAVRSVTGSLDSIARIVKVVGFVASDPSFTGQPGVINGASTVLGEIFGDAGIHARSAVGVAVLPLDSPVELELVVELV; this is translated from the coding sequence ATGAGCCACGAGCAGCGCCTCGCCGAGCTGGGCATCAAGCTCCCCGAGGTTGCGGCCCCAGTCGCGGCGTACGTCCCGGCCGTGCAGACCGGCAACTACGTCTACACCTCCGGTCAGCTCCCGTTCATCGAGGGCGCACTACCGGCCACGGGCAAGGTCGGTGCGGGCGAGGGCTTCGTCTCGCCCGACGACGCCGCGGGCTACGCCCGCACCTGCGCCCTCAACGCGCTCGCCGCCGTCCGGTCGGTCACCGGCTCGCTCGACTCGATCGCACGGATCGTGAAGGTCGTCGGCTTCGTGGCCAGCGACCCGTCCTTCACCGGCCAGCCCGGCGTCATCAACGGGGCGTCCACGGTGCTCGGCGAGATCTTCGGCGACGCCGGCATTCACGCCCGCTCCGCGGTCGGCGTGGCGGTTCTTCCGCTGGACTCGCCGGTCGAGCTGGAGCTCGTCGTCGAGCTGGTGTAG
- a CDS encoding DUF222 domain-containing protein yields the protein MILPGGTDTTSSVSRQVQAEWVDLLGELEAVKNAATATQARLAVALEVATKSDEAEQGVGAVRRGRGVPSQVGLAMRCSPHAGTSFLGTARVWLTEMPHTFDALRTGVLSQWRATLLVRETSHLSTEHRARIDEEVCGPANLAVLARMGTRRLIARIKELAAQLDVHACVKRNARAVSQRRVSVRPAPDLMVYLTALVPMQQGIQAYAQLKAHADAAKATGDERGTGQIMADTLIERVTGREPGHADEVPVTINLLVSDQALLAGEHQPHSNQPNRNQPGRNQPGGDQPGRNRSGEQPGVIVEGMPAGAGTVPAPVVRNLVAHAIDADAAWLRAIYVDPNGRLLATTSTSRFHPQGLAALLRAREQGICATSWCDAPVRHIDHVIPHTQGGATSLDNGQGLCARCNHAKQAPDWTQKATDVEGRQAVETVTPTGHTYTSVAPRPPEPVREPAAPVREPAAPVREPAEHPREPVQDPGRQPVPEWTPAVGMPGPRGGRIPRSRYSIGCGTAHRSGAIAYRPKATRKMKANATLEAKLKAKPMSATSRRASDRPQPLRGPLRQQRQRRADLVWAHMP from the coding sequence ATGATCCTGCCAGGCGGTACCGACACAACGTCCTCCGTGTCGAGGCAGGTGCAGGCCGAGTGGGTGGATCTGCTGGGTGAGCTGGAGGCGGTGAAGAATGCTGCGACGGCGACGCAGGCGCGGCTGGCTGTGGCGCTGGAGGTGGCTACGAAGTCTGACGAGGCTGAGCAGGGTGTTGGGGCGGTGCGGCGTGGTCGTGGTGTGCCGAGCCAGGTGGGTTTGGCGATGCGGTGCAGTCCGCATGCGGGTACCTCGTTCCTGGGTACCGCCCGGGTCTGGCTGACCGAGATGCCGCACACGTTCGACGCCCTGCGCACCGGGGTGCTGTCCCAGTGGCGCGCGACCCTGCTGGTGCGCGAGACCTCGCATCTCTCGACGGAGCACCGGGCGCGGATCGATGAGGAGGTCTGCGGCCCGGCGAACCTGGCCGTGCTGGCCCGGATGGGCACCCGACGGCTGATCGCCCGGATCAAGGAGCTGGCCGCCCAGCTCGACGTGCACGCGTGCGTGAAGCGCAACGCGCGAGCCGTATCGCAGCGGCGGGTCTCGGTGCGTCCCGCCCCGGACCTCATGGTGTACCTGACCGCACTGGTGCCCATGCAGCAGGGCATCCAGGCGTACGCCCAGCTCAAGGCACACGCGGATGCGGCCAAGGCCACGGGTGACGAGCGCGGCACGGGGCAGATCATGGCGGACACCCTGATCGAGCGGGTCACCGGCCGCGAACCCGGACACGCCGACGAGGTCCCGGTCACGATCAACCTCCTCGTCTCCGACCAGGCGCTCCTGGCCGGCGAGCACCAGCCCCACAGCAACCAGCCCAACAGGAACCAGCCCGGCAGGAACCAGCCCGGCGGTGACCAGCCCGGCAGGAACCGGTCCGGCGAGCAACCCGGTGTCATCGTGGAGGGCATGCCCGCCGGGGCAGGTACCGTTCCGGCCCCGGTGGTGCGGAACCTGGTCGCGCACGCGATCGACGCCGACGCGGCATGGCTGCGCGCGATCTACGTCGACCCGAACGGCCGGCTGCTGGCCACCACATCAACCTCACGGTTCCACCCGCAAGGCCTGGCCGCGCTGCTGCGCGCCCGCGAACAGGGCATCTGCGCCACCTCCTGGTGCGACGCACCCGTGCGACACATCGACCACGTCATCCCACACACCCAGGGCGGCGCAACCAGCCTCGACAACGGGCAAGGCCTGTGCGCCCGCTGCAACCACGCAAAACAAGCACCCGACTGGACGCAGAAAGCGACGGATGTCGAGGGTCGGCAGGCCGTGGAGACGGTCACGCCAACGGGCCACACCTACACATCGGTCGCGCCCCGACCGCCCGAGCCCGTGCGAGAACCGGCTGCGCCCGTGCGGGAACCGGCTGCGCCCGTGCGGGAACCGGCCGAGCACCCGCGAGAACCGGTCCAAGACCCGGGCAGGCAACCCGTACCCGAGTGGACCCCGGCCGTCGGCATGCCCGGCCCACGTGGCGGACGCATCCCACGGAGCCGCTACTCGATCGGCTGCGGCACAGCACATCGCAGCGGGGCGATCGCATACCGACCGAAGGCGACGAGGAAGATGAAGGCGAACGCGACGCTAGAGGCCAAGCTGAAGGCGAAGCCAATGTCGGCGACGAGCCGTCGAGCGTCCGACCGGCCGCAGCCGCTGCGGGGGCCGCTGCGGCAACAGCGCCAACGGCGGGCCGATCTCGTCTGGGCGCACATGCCCTGA
- a CDS encoding DUF4177 domain-containing protein, with the protein MATKWEYATIPLLIHNTKAILDQWGSDGWELVQVVPGPDGTGLVAYLKRPNGGDA; encoded by the coding sequence ATGGCAACGAAGTGGGAGTACGCGACGATCCCCCTCCTCATTCACAACACCAAGGCGATCCTCGACCAGTGGGGCTCGGACGGCTGGGAGCTCGTCCAGGTGGTGCCCGGGCCCGACGGCACCGGGCTGGTCGCCTACCTGAAGCGCCCCAACGGCGGTGACGCATGA